One genomic window of Halanaerobium saccharolyticum subsp. saccharolyticum DSM 6643 includes the following:
- a CDS encoding type I phosphomannose isomerase catalytic subunit, producing MFYPLKFDHKYIEKVWGGRKFENYREDMPEGKIGESWDISAHESEMSVAVNGKLAGKTLKELAEMYPQQILGKDIEIEEFPLLLKFIDAQAQLSIQVHPDDKYAEKYQGESGKNEAWYVIDADEDAYLIIGTEDCTESEFKKAVQNDQINQYVHKVKVEKGDVFFIKAGLLHAIGAGIMLAEVQQSSDTTYRVYDYGRDRGLQLSKALEVIDFQLQSGKRKGLKVCGEDYDYSYYCLNNKFALDIINIKTEYEASGEEDRFYILTAVEGQGKIIWDEQELELSETESVLIPAYCEEYKIKGNLKLMKSYVPDLEKSKSQILSVVE from the coding sequence TAAAATTTGATCATAAATATATAGAAAAAGTCTGGGGTGGACGCAAATTTGAAAATTATAGAGAAGATATGCCCGAAGGTAAAATAGGTGAAAGTTGGGATATATCTGCTCATGAATCTGAGATGAGTGTTGCGGTAAATGGCAAGCTTGCTGGCAAAACTTTAAAAGAATTAGCGGAAATGTATCCACAACAAATTTTAGGGAAAGATATTGAAATTGAAGAATTTCCGTTATTACTTAAATTTATAGATGCACAGGCACAACTTTCGATACAAGTTCATCCTGACGACAAATATGCTGAAAAATACCAGGGAGAGTCTGGGAAAAATGAAGCCTGGTATGTCATAGATGCAGATGAGGATGCATACTTAATTATTGGTACCGAAGATTGTACAGAAAGTGAATTTAAGAAAGCTGTTCAAAATGATCAAATTAATCAATATGTACATAAAGTAAAGGTGGAAAAAGGAGATGTGTTTTTTATTAAGGCGGGTCTGCTTCATGCTATAGGAGCAGGTATTATGCTGGCTGAAGTTCAACAAAGCAGTGATACAACATATAGAGTTTATGATTATGGTAGGGATAGAGGACTTCAGTTATCTAAAGCTTTAGAAGTGATTGATTTTCAACTTCAGTCTGGTAAAAGAAAAGGTCTTAAGGTCTGTGGAGAAGATTATGATTATAGCTATTATTGTTTAAATAATAAATTTGCACTTGATATTATTAATATTAAAACTGAATATGAAGCCAGCGGGGAAGAAGATCGGTTTTATATTTTAACAGCTGTAGAAGGTCAGGGTAAAATTATTTGGGATGAACAAGAATTAGAATTAAGTGAAACAGAGAGTGTGTTGATTCCAGCTTACTGTGAAGAATATAAAATTAAGGGTAATTTAAAATTAATGAAGAGTTATGTTCCTGACTTAGAAAAAAGTAAAAGTCAAATTTTATCCGTAGTAGAATAA